One Actinomycetota bacterium DNA window includes the following coding sequences:
- a CDS encoding DUF3662 and FHA domain-containing protein, with protein MSPRPRRATLTVLSGFEQRLERAVEGFFARVFRSGVHPVEIGKRIQRVMEDGKTEALRRTYVPNVYRIVLSRKDHSRLAPVEPRIVEELEIFVSEAARQRDWVLADTPRVSFAVDEKLSAGEFRVQAETVQLEKTASSRGAKKKRAAPISPGKPVLVVLDDDSRPLKTVALDGRVRIGRQPDNEVVLPDRGVSRYHAEVTDPSGNGQFVVRDLGSKNGTMVNGRPASEHRLRDGDRIVIGYTVLEFRRA; from the coding sequence TTGTCCCCTCGACCGAGGCGAGCGACCTTGACCGTTCTGAGTGGATTCGAACAGCGCCTTGAGCGTGCCGTGGAGGGGTTCTTCGCGCGCGTGTTCCGGTCCGGGGTGCACCCCGTCGAGATCGGGAAGCGCATCCAGAGGGTGATGGAGGACGGTAAGACCGAGGCGCTCCGCCGCACCTACGTCCCCAACGTCTACCGGATCGTCCTCTCCCGCAAGGACCACTCCCGGCTGGCGCCGGTCGAGCCGCGGATCGTCGAGGAGCTGGAGATATTCGTGAGCGAGGCGGCCCGGCAGCGGGATTGGGTGCTCGCCGACACGCCGCGGGTGTCGTTCGCGGTCGACGAGAAGCTCTCGGCCGGGGAGTTCCGGGTCCAGGCCGAGACCGTCCAGCTGGAGAAGACGGCGTCGAGCCGGGGGGCGAAGAAGAAGCGAGCTGCCCCGATCTCCCCCGGCAAGCCCGTCCTGGTCGTCCTGGACGACGACTCCCGTCCGCTGAAGACGGTCGCGCTCGACGGCCGGGTGCGGATCGGACGGCAGCCCGACAACGAGGTCGTCCTCCCGGACCGCGGGGTCTCCCGCTACCACGCCGAGGTGACCGACCCGAGCGGCAACGGACAGTTCGTCGTGCGCGACCTGGGCTCGAAGAACGGCACGATGGTCAACGGCCGGCCGGCGTCCGAGCACCGGCTGCGCGACGGGGACCGTATCGTGATCGGGTACACGGTCCT